From a region of the bacterium genome:
- a CDS encoding NADH-quinone oxidoreductase subunit N, producing the protein MGTREVLSIGPELILVVAALVVLLWDAWETGPASDSAAPRPGSAWIALVAVVIAFVWNGAGGTAGVGFAGMYIRDQVTRVVDVAALGTAGVAILLSPSYLTRVRLPAGEYYALLLLSTVGAMVTAASGTLATLFLGLEILSIPLYILAGLARRSQRSQEAGLKYLLLGAFATAFFVYGLALIYGATGSIDLRRIGEAARSPLLDAGVALLTIGLAFEAALVPFHAWAPDVYEGAPLPVTAFMSVVAKIGAFAGLLRVFPLGIPLLADQWMPALAGIAIVTMVLGNLAALFQTNVKRLLAYSGIAHAGYMLIGVASGGAAGVWSVLFYLLVYAVMNLGVFGVLLLLERQGAEADRLDDLSGLVGRVPWAAVALAVFMVSLAGLPPTAGFIGKLYLFRAALGGHQTALALVGVLTSVVSVYYYLRVAYVALSGDAPQAVAVIRNWFVGAALAIAIAGVFWLGLFPAGFTAAVQQAAASLR; encoded by the coding sequence ATGGGGACGCGCGAAGTGCTCTCGATTGGCCCCGAGCTGATTCTCGTGGTCGCCGCCCTCGTCGTGCTCCTCTGGGACGCGTGGGAGACCGGACCCGCCTCAGACTCGGCCGCGCCCCGGCCGGGCTCGGCGTGGATCGCGCTCGTCGCCGTTGTTATCGCGTTCGTGTGGAACGGCGCGGGAGGGACCGCCGGCGTGGGGTTCGCCGGCATGTACATTCGCGACCAGGTGACCCGGGTCGTCGACGTGGCGGCCCTGGGAACGGCCGGCGTGGCGATCCTGCTCTCGCCCTCCTATCTGACCAGGGTCCGCCTTCCCGCGGGCGAGTACTATGCGCTGCTGCTCCTCAGCACGGTCGGCGCGATGGTGACGGCGGCGAGTGGGACGCTCGCCACCCTGTTCCTGGGGCTCGAGATCCTGAGCATCCCGCTGTACATCCTGGCCGGGCTGGCGCGGCGGAGCCAGCGCTCGCAGGAGGCCGGTCTCAAGTACCTCCTCCTCGGGGCGTTCGCCACCGCATTCTTCGTGTACGGGCTCGCGCTGATCTACGGGGCCACGGGCTCGATCGACCTGCGCCGGATCGGTGAGGCCGCGCGCTCACCGCTGCTCGATGCGGGCGTCGCGCTCCTCACGATCGGCCTGGCATTCGAGGCCGCGCTCGTCCCATTTCACGCCTGGGCCCCGGACGTCTACGAGGGCGCGCCGCTTCCGGTCACCGCGTTCATGTCGGTGGTGGCGAAGATCGGCGCGTTCGCCGGGCTCCTGAGGGTCTTCCCGCTCGGGATTCCCCTCCTGGCGGATCAATGGATGCCGGCGCTGGCGGGGATCGCGATCGTCACGATGGTGCTCGGGAACCTCGCCGCGTTGTTCCAGACCAATGTGAAACGGCTCCTGGCCTACTCCGGGATCGCCCACGCCGGGTATATGCTCATCGGGGTCGCATCCGGCGGCGCGGCGGGAGTCTGGAGCGTGCTCTTCTATCTTTTGGTCTACGCCGTGATGAACCTCGGGGTGTTCGGCGTACTGCTCCTCCTGGAGCGCCAGGGCGCGGAAGCGGACCGGTTGGACGACCTCTCGGGTCTTGTGGGCAGGGTCCCGTGGGCGGCGGTTGCCCTTGCCGTTTTCATGGTGTCCCTCGCCGGCCTGCCACCGACGGCTGGGTTCATCGGCAAGCTCTACCTCTTCCGCGCCGCCTTGGGGGGACATCAGACCGCGCTGGCCCTCGTCGGGGTGCTCACCAGCGTGGTGTCGGTGTACTACTATCTCAGGGTCGCCTACGTGGCACTCTCCGGGGACGCCCCGCAGGCGGTGGCGGTGATCCGAAACTGGTTTGTCGGCGCCGCGCTTGCGATCGCGATCGCGGGGGTGTTTTGGCTCGGGCTGTTCCCCGCGGGCTTCACCGCGGCGGTGCAGCAGGCCGCCGCATCCTTGAGGTAG
- a CDS encoding FAD-dependent oxidoreductase, with amino-acid sequence MPSEEQFDAIVVGAGPGGVSAAVTMARAGLSVVLFERGDRPGVKNVMGGVMYGRMLADIIPEFWKTAPLERTVVDERLWLTTPETVVTAGHKHVPHAGTPPNAFTVLRVPFDGWFAAQAEAAGVLLISGTTVEDVLREDGRIVGVRTGREEGDLRANVVVIADGANSFLVQKAGLGRPLEPNEMALVVKEIIALPAETIEERFTLEPGTGATIEVYGAVTRGMAGYGFIYTNRESLSVGIGALISQFMETRITPWDLLEGFKTHPMVAPLLRGGTVREYLAHAIPEGGFRSMPRLFDDGVMVVGDAAMMVNNLHREGSNLAMAAGRMAGEAAIQAKRAGDWSARTLSHYRELLEASFVLQDLRKYERLPELVERRADLLQVYPELLSEAIHEMLTIDGVGKREKQRKILRRLLDRRPWWRLMRDAVEAWRAMG; translated from the coding sequence GTGCCCTCCGAAGAACAATTCGACGCCATCGTCGTCGGTGCGGGACCCGGCGGCGTCTCGGCGGCGGTGACGATGGCCCGCGCCGGCCTCAGTGTGGTCCTGTTCGAGCGCGGGGATCGGCCGGGGGTCAAGAACGTGATGGGCGGCGTCATGTATGGGCGGATGCTCGCCGACATCATCCCGGAGTTCTGGAAGACCGCTCCGCTGGAACGGACCGTCGTCGACGAACGGCTGTGGCTGACGACCCCCGAGACCGTGGTGACGGCGGGCCACAAACACGTGCCGCATGCCGGCACTCCCCCGAACGCATTCACGGTGCTCCGCGTCCCCTTCGACGGCTGGTTCGCCGCGCAGGCGGAGGCGGCCGGTGTGCTCCTGATCTCCGGGACCACGGTGGAGGACGTGCTCCGCGAGGACGGCCGGATCGTGGGCGTTCGCACCGGCCGCGAGGAGGGGGACCTCCGAGCCAACGTGGTCGTGATCGCGGACGGAGCGAACTCGTTCCTCGTGCAGAAAGCCGGGTTGGGGCGCCCGCTCGAGCCAAACGAGATGGCGCTCGTCGTCAAGGAGATCATCGCCCTGCCTGCGGAGACGATCGAGGAGCGATTCACACTCGAGCCGGGGACCGGTGCCACGATCGAGGTGTACGGCGCCGTGACGCGGGGGATGGCCGGGTACGGGTTCATCTACACAAACCGCGAATCGCTGTCCGTCGGCATCGGCGCGCTGATCTCCCAGTTCATGGAGACCCGGATTACCCCATGGGACCTGCTCGAGGGGTTCAAGACGCACCCGATGGTGGCGCCGCTGCTCCGCGGGGGGACGGTGCGCGAATATCTGGCGCATGCGATCCCCGAGGGCGGGTTCCGGTCGATGCCGCGCCTGTTCGACGATGGGGTGATGGTTGTCGGCGATGCGGCGATGATGGTCAACAACCTCCACCGTGAGGGCAGCAACCTCGCCATGGCGGCGGGCCGAATGGCCGGCGAGGCCGCGATTCAGGCCAAGCGGGCAGGGGACTGGTCCGCGCGCACGCTCTCGCACTACCGGGAACTGCTGGAGGCGTCGTTCGTGCTGCAGGATCTCAGGAAGTACGAGCGGCTGCCGGAACTTGTGGAGCGGCGGGCCGATCTGCTGCAGGTCTATCCCGAATTGCTGAGCGAGGCGATCCATGAGATGCTGACCATAGATGGCGTCGGCAAGCGGGAGAAGCAGCGCAAGATCCTCCGCCGGCTCCTCGACCGGCGCCCGTGGTGGCGGTTGATGCGCGATGCCGTCGAAGCCTGGAGGGCGATGGGATGA